A region from the Aegilops tauschii subsp. strangulata cultivar AL8/78 chromosome 5, Aet v6.0, whole genome shotgun sequence genome encodes:
- the LOC109763536 gene encoding NDR1/HIN1-like protein 10 translates to MSCCCGSLKYCCKFFGGLLGALFPIGVIILIYWAIFQPHQIRATVGSATLTGLTVTNASVVSYRLAVTLDIYNPSLRVGIYYDTLDAELSYRGASLGGPAVGASTASPAEFYQRRKSWETVKVEFDGSSGGILPGDVAAELEKEMGRGTVSLEVAVDARVRYRFNTIKIRQKPNLWCSLTIPVKPDQGRGVGGALTSGDRCSVKY, encoded by the coding sequence ATGTCCTGCTGCTGCGGCAGCCTCAAGTACTGCTGCAAGTTCTTCGGCGGCTTGCTCGGCGCCCTCTTCCCGATCGGCGTCATCATCCTCATCTACTGGGCCATCTTTCAGCCCCACCAAATCCGCGCCACCGTCGGCTCCGCCACGCTCACCGGCCTCACCGTCACCAATGCCTCCGTCGTATCCTACCGCCTCGCCGTCACCCTCGACATATACAACCCCAGCCTCCGCGTCGGCATCTACTACGACACGCTGGACGCCGAGCTCAGCTACCGCGGCGCATCGCTCGGCGGCCCCGCCGTTGGCGCTTCCACGGCGTCCCCGGCCGAGTTCTACCAGCGGAGGAAGAGCTGGGAGACGGTGAAGGTGGAGTTCGACGGGAGCAGTGGCGGCATCCTCCCCGGCGACGTTGCTGCGGAGCTGGAGAAGGAGATGGGTCGGGGGACGGTGAGCTTGGAGGTCGCCGTGGACGCGCGGGTGAGGTACAGGTTCAACACCATCAAGATTCGCCAGAAGCCCAATTTGTGGTGCTCGCTCACCATCCCGGTTAAGCCGGATCAGGGCCGCGGCGTCGGCGGCGCTCTTACCTCCGGCGACCGCTGTAGCGTCAAGTATTGA